From Acomys russatus chromosome 25, mAcoRus1.1, whole genome shotgun sequence, a single genomic window includes:
- the LOC127208633 gene encoding uncharacterized protein LOC127208633 encodes MTPAHSLVPIPIPAGRPRPTPALLAPPPGPPPPPRPPSLLTPKFPALSADGLQGLLAPSPSRPRPRPVPAVRARPAVHLAVFRIGTPLLLLGGPELEPPQELVPGGPGARAEEAVLAQLRAPDWVPSDSVARGMPAGTPLTAGARCCLLPP; translated from the exons ATGACCCCCGCCCACTCTCTCGTCCCTATCCCGATCCCTGCGGGTCGCCCCCGTCCCACCCCGGCTCTTCTGGCCCCGCCCCCTGggccgcccccgccgccccgccccccgtCACTGCTCACTCCGAAGTTTCCTGCGCTGAGCGCGGACGGGCTCCAGGGCTTGCTCGCTCCGTCTCCGTCTCGGCCGCGCCCCCGGCCCGTGCCTGCGGTCCGCGCCCGCCCCGCCGTGCATTTAGCGGTTTTCCGCATCGGAACACCGTTGCTGCTGCTGGGCGGGCCGGAGCTAGAGCCTCCGCAAGAGCTGGTGCCGGGTGGGCCGGGGGCGCGGGCCGAGGAGGCGGTACTGGCACAGCTCCGGGCTCCGGACTGGGTCCCCAGTGACAGCGTCGCCCGGGGTATGCCCGCGGGGACGCCGCTGACCGCTGGAGCGAG GTGCTGCCTTTTGCCACCATGA